The Oreochromis aureus strain Israel breed Guangdong linkage group 7, ZZ_aureus, whole genome shotgun sequence region GATAAAATTCAATGGCCAGTCTCTGGGCCTGTTTGATTGGGGCTTTTGCAATCAATTTCACAGCAACTACCAACAACCTCTATCCTCCACAAACAGTCGAAGAATTGATACCGTTCCCTTCTAGCGGTTGCAGATGGCCTTTCAGTAGTCTGTAGGCCTGTGTCGCTGAGGCTTTATACTAAAATGAGGAAGTTACAACGAATGTTTGAATGTGTATCTTGCCTGCATTGACACTGTGGAAATTTTGATGTGAATTGTGGCATTAGGTGTATCCAAAATGTCTCAATAAACTGTATATCACATTAATTTCTGAGGTTAACAGCCGACTGTTTCCAGAGGACCAAGTCAAtgcagggggggggggggaaagaaaagaaaaataaactttagaaACTCAACTAATTCATTCTACTTGAGATATGTTTACCAGGTCCCCATTATGGACCCAGGCCTGGGGAGGGAGATCGAGGGAGATCTTCAGCTAGTAGCTGGGTCTTAAGCCATGGAGCCTGACGAGGCACAGAATAAAGAGACATGGGACATTatctctctggtggggaaggagcctgagttgcTGTGTTTGAGGGTTAATAGATACTGGCTAGATATAATTAGGGCTCACCGGAGAGGGGATGCACCCTGTTCTGGTGTTTGCCTCTAGCATCTGCAGTGTGGACACTGTACTGGTCTGATGGGGTAAAGAGGGAGATGAGAGTAAAAGCAGTCTAAGCCCCTAACCTAACCTAAGATCATGAGAATAAGATCGCAGATTCAAGCAGTGGAACTGAGCTATCTCCAAAGGGTGACTGGAATCAGCCTAAGAGATAGGTTGAGAAGGAGTCCTTCAAAATGACTGAACTCCCAAATGAGAGTAAAGCTGCTACTGCTCCACATCTAGCTAGCTGAGGTGCTTTGGGCTTCTAATAAGAGTGCTTCCTGGTTAAACCATGTAAGTCATGTAAGGGTGGGGAGGTCTGAGCCTCTCGGTTATCGGTTGGATGGATAGACGGATGGATGTCATTCAGTGGATTCATGCCCCAGCtattatttttgtaaaaaaaaaaaaaatcatattttaaaacTGTTGCTTAATAACTTCTTCATACATGCTAAAAATGTACGGAATATGTAGGTTCAAAGAGCTGGGAGGGGTATCCCCaacattttaaatcaaatgCACTACAAAACACTACATAAGAATCCCAATCAGTACACTGAATGATGAAATTTGGTGGTTACTGTAACACTGAATTAGAAAGCTATCCtcacagtgagtgagaaagagcATCTGACACTTGATGACCCACAGTCACGAGGGATTTATCTTTGCTGCAGGGATCAATATGTGCAAAAGGATTAGATCTGACATAGAAGAACAGATGACTGTTGCACGCTGCAGGAGATATGGTGGACCCATAAACAGGGGAGGTGGAGGATGTACAGTATAAATTAGAATAAGATAAAAGAGAGGAAAGGAAACTCAGAGGTAAAAAGAGAGGCAAACAGAATGTTTAAAAAAGTAACTATCAGAGAGAATGTGAGAGATGTGTGCAttaaaggagagaaagaaagggaggaTAAAAGGGAAAGATGATAACAGGTGAGAACCAACAAAGCAGATGTTAGCTGTCACCTATGCTGTGTTCACATGCAGCTATGACCCCACTATGAGCTGACAGTTCAAAGCTTCAGAGAACTTGAACAGCATCATGTTGTCAACCATCGAAAACTCAACCAAAACACAGATCATCCTGCATTTCAAGGTATGGCAAAGATTTAACATTGTGTATGAGTTTCAGACTCAAAttagtttttctctctttttttctcatgaACTGATGATGTGTGAGTCAGTgtttgggttaaaaaaaaaaaaagaaaaaaaaaagagaagcccAGTATGTTTTCAAAAGACCATAATGAGTATTTATGGGTTAATTGCCTGGACTAGAATTAAAGTTACTTCTCACAAAACAAGAGCAGTTATGGTTGTACAttgaacaaattaaaaacaaaaggagcTTTTGcaattttttcatttctttgtttttgactCTTTGgttatgtatattttttattttctgtgcacTACAGGTTACTGTCACCCGTCCCTGAAACTGGTAAAAGTGACCAGATCAGTCCTACAGCAGATCAGCTGTATCCTAACTCACAGCTGGTAACATTGCAGTAAGTTAGGAAATTTCCCCTGTTTCATGCCATTCTGTGCATGAAATGTGTAGCTGCACTAAATATTTTAAGACTTATGCAGCATGTATAGCCTTGGCATTGGCTGATTATTTGCTCCAACATGAGAAGCCAATTAAAGTTTGATGAGGCTCACAAGGCTGTACAAGCTTGACCTAATTTAAACGAAACCCAGGATGGTTTCCACCAAACAGTGAGTGGCAATCAGTATTAATTGTACCAATGCATATGTAACGGTATcctaaataataattatattgaAATTCAAACTGAAAGCACAGTCAAATATATCATGATGTGCATGGCATCACATCTGAAGTCTATTTAACTTGACTGGTGTCAGTGGGAGCAATTCAAAAATCCATCACTCATTTATCTTTCCATCAGTGCTGTCAGCAGAGGCATAGCACTGACTGTACACTGACATCAGTGAGGAACCAGGCCACTCTTACATAACCAATCCAGCAGAGGAGAGATAACACCAGCAGTTACAGAACTAAAATGATTGGCTCCTGGCTTCCACCCCCCTACATTTTGtattgtgatgcagctttagAGGTCAGACGCACATGTGACATAACCCAACAACTGCAGGCAGAATTATCCATATTATGCACCCCAGTGTTTTGTTGTATCATCTTATCTTCAGGAACCATCACAAAACAATAGAACCACACTGATATATCAATTACAAACTGGTACTGCTACATGCACAACCGTACAATGTTCTGCAATTCATGACAACCGcttattttaaaagttaaaatgtagaaaaacaaaacaataaataatccAGACATTTTCTTCATCTTATCTGTAGCCAGGTCGCGagggaagcccagacctccgTCTTGCCAGCCACCTACTCCAGCTTATCTGGTGAAACACTTACGTTCCCAGGCCATGCACAGCTGGAACACCTTACCCAGCATGCGACAtagctggctcctttcaatgtggagaaGTAGCGGCTCTTCTTTGAGCCCCTCTCGAATGACTGAACTCAATGCTAAGGATTGAGTGCTCATTCACCCTTCAGAGAAAGCTAATTTCCGCTACTTGTTTCTGTGATCTTgttctgttttcattcaaattacATGATGTCTAAGTTCCTGCTTCTAAATTTAGATAAAATTGAGGGTATTGTAGTCTGCCTTTAAGttttagaaatatggtatctaaccagatgcttactgtggatggcattaccttggcctccagtaacactgtgaggaacctttgAGTCgcttttgaccaggacatgtcctttaatgtggatattaaaaaaatatgtaggactgctttcttctatcaatgcaatatctctaaaattagaaacatcctgtctcacagtgatgctgaaaaactagttcatgcatttattacttctaggctggactactatAATTCATTATCAGGATGCCCTAAAAACtctctgaaaagccttcagctgatctaAAATATATCGACAGGCACTAGAAAGAGAGCACATATTTCTCCcatactggcttctcttcattggctccctgttaaatccaaaatCCAATTTAAAATCGTTCTCACCACATCCAAGGACCACCCCAAAAAAGCACTTCGACCTCAGACTGCTGGGTCATTTGGGGTTCCTAGAGTTTCTGAAGGTAGAACGAGAGGCAGAGTTTAGTTAgactgcaataggtgtaggatGCTGGGGGGGCTCCCCGTGATGCAtggagtgtttcttcttcactcacggTTTTTTATTCTCCATGTCTttatattagttattattaatttatagCTCTCTTCCaaagtgtgtctttgtcctgtcttcctcctcttaCCCCaaaaccagtcgcagcagatgatAGCCCCGCCCTGAtgctggttctgttggaggtttcttcctgtgaaaGGGGAGTTTTCCCTTTCCACTGTCGCTGAAGCGCTTGCTCATATGGGGTCAACTGATTGTTAAGGTTTTCTCAGTTTTCTCTATGTTAATGTAGGGCCTTTACCTTATAACATAAAACAtcctgaggcaactgttgttgtgatatgcactatataaataaaataaaattcaaattgttcatttttaaaagaactaacaATAATAGTGCTAACAAAAAGATCAGTCCAAGATTAACCGATTTGATTTGTTTACGCTGGCTGCATACCATTTACACCACAATAAATAGAATGTTAACAATTAGATTAAACAACTACATCTGGTACCAACTAGTGGCAAAAGCGATGATTAATCATTAGTCATTTAGTCACGTACATCCTTagtagaaacaaaaaaaactgtcaaaccCTAATGCTAATGCTAGATTGTGGCCAGTAAGCTCAAACAAACTTTAgcctacttaaaaaaaatacactagaTCTGAAACACAGGCACCAAGACCATTATTTAGACTGTAAAAAGAAGCATATATAGCTGAGTAGCATCAAACCAGAGCATAAGGTGGTGCAAGGTCAAGCTATGTCTTCACATTAAGTAGCTACATCACTATATAGTTAATAACCAATGACTTTAGCATTTTCCTATTTTAATATATCACAATAGACAAACTAGAAATTCAATCAATTCCAAATATGCCAAATCTGCAAAACGAATTTCCTTCAGGGAGTATTACAGATATTCCaattcatttcaaaaacatgACTCTCAAATCGCTTCACTATGAACTTGGCACATTTTGTAAACAAGAACGCTCATGCGTCTTTATGTGCTACTATGCAGACTTAAGGCTGATGGAGGCCTATAGCAGTGATATTTCACACTCTGTGGCAGCTTCCTTCACTCATATTTAATGAGTTCCACTGACAAGTTCAATGAAAGTCTGATAAAGCAACAGATACTTTAAACTATATGTAGATGAAATATTTCATGCCAGCATTTCTAAAAAAGAACCTAacctaaaaaatattttttcagcaAAGCCCTTCATCTCTTCAATTTTTCCATGTCTCTCAAAATTAAATCAGCACAGCataaccaaagaaaaaaaatcaaagtcaaaggaaaagtcTATAAAAAAGACTTTCAGGCTTCACAACAACACACCCACACAACCGTACACATTTGGAGTCGATTAGCTTGTCAGTCACTTATATGTAAATACTGTTTTTAAAGAATGTAAtgtgagggaggaaaaaaaactccaGACATAACATACTGAAGAAATGCTCCAGAGAAAGCCcacaaacatacatttttactaaatcatgcgcgcacacacacaccacatcaCTTGCAGCTGTGTTTAAGGCTTCAGCTACGCAGTAAAGTCAGCTCCTTACATGCTATTTTTATCCTCAATGCCACAGTAAACCAACACAGGGCTGCTGCTTGATTAAACCTTATAGTCCCTGTGGGCAGGAGCACAACAGCCCCCCCAAACATCTGATAGGGCCGCAAGTGTGTTTATTACTTACTGTCTGTGTAAATGTTCGTTTTTTGGGAGGAGTCAGGTGCATGTGTATCTATTTTTCTGATAAAGTATGTGTCCGCACATCATATCCAGCTGATGAAAGGAAATCTTTCAAGCAAATACACATAGATAAGCACACAACtctaaattgcaaaaaagacACTTAGTATGCATGCACACTTAAAGAAAGCGATATAGATGATACACTCCTCAGACTAAATCAAAAATGATTGGAGACAAATGAGTCTCCAatcaacccacacacacacacacacacttctcagCACATAGAAGCACTTAAAACATACTAAATGTGTGTATTATCACCAGTTTTGGCGAGTCAGGATGAAAAAGCACCGAACACAAGCCAAAGGGCTTGTGTCCAACAGCTCCTCTGATAACACACATCAGTTGAAAATCACAGAGCTCAGCAACCCTGAACActtgaccacacacacacacacacacacacacacacacacacacacacacacacacacacacacacacacacacacacacacacgctgcccAATCACAAATTATGTcaaatgcagatgaaaaaaatgCTGCAGGCATTGAGTCAAATTGTGAAAAGGCAATAGAAGAGCATAAAGGCAGTTTCactcaaaaaaagaagaacaaaagggGGATACAGTGGTTACCTGAGAAAACACATCCACAATCAAATGCTTTTTTATAGGAGACTTTGTTTTGCTTATCGTAACATCAATCAGGCTAAGTGGTCACACAAAGCTGGTTATCGACTAAGATAACCCAGAGCTGGCAGCATTTAACGAATCACGGTTATGGATCAGTCTACTGGCAGTAGAGCAGCTGATTTTactaaggaagaaaaaaatattatggGAAAAAATGAAGGCTAAACACATAATACAAGCAACACAGACACTGCAGACAAAGCAAAGTGTTGTATGAACGCATGAGCGCTTTAAACTTGAAGTAAGACTTGAAGAGACTCAATATCTTTTTGGagtaaagcaaaaaaagaaagaaattgtaCGTTTGGATATCACAACTCTATTAAGACATGAGAAAATCTGATGCATTATAATCGAGCAGCATTATTTCATTAGGCTAAATTAGtttaagttttaaaatacattttttgtttttcttcttggcAGTATTTAATGGTCTGAAAGTaaagaataaatattaaaatggaATTCAAATATGGTCTATGTGAAAATATAAGATCAAATGATGTCTCATTTCAGAATCAAAAGGCTTATAGATcaataaaattgttttaaattatttgcagccagcagcaggaaaaaaaaaaaaaatcaatacactGTAATCCCTAACAGTTGTTCTAGCTCATAACTAATAAGCTCATAACACTTAAATGTCGTTTTGTAGTTGAGCGAACTATAAAGTATTGAGCTCTGTTGGCTTTTATGCAACTTTAATTGAATAGGGCTCAATATTTTTTAGCTAATTTGTTTGGAACGCTCAAAAAGTTTAAGAAGCATATATTAGTGACGTTCTGGTGGGTGGAGTCTTGTCGCTCCCTCAGGAAAGCTGAGTCAGCCATCTTGAATTTACCTTGATGCGGGGAAGATTTGGCCAGCCCATGTGGATTAAGAGTCCCCAACTTCAACCCACCACGACCACCaccttattttttttcatcaacTGCCCTAAATTTGGTAAGTCTAAcgtgtttttgctttgtttcaaTTTAATTTCGATAAacattcttttttaatttttactggAAATATATTCGTACTTTGTGCACAGTGAGTGtttgttataaataaattagaatCCAAGTAATTGTAATTTTAGAAGTTTTCGAATGTGACAAATACATAATGTTATTTCAAATTACAACGGTGTAACGTTTTGGCGGTTTTCCGTGGGGGACAACATTTCCCATAATGCATTGTATTCTTGCCCGGGAAGTTGACGGTGGCAGTTCTAGCTTCATGCGTTTGAACTTTCTACTGTCCGTTTCTACCGGTTGTCGTATTCGCCGGTAATGCACGTGCGTATTGTGAGTATACTTATTTCAATAAGTGTCCGTGTTACACAGTCAGTAGTTTACGCTGTTgagctatgtgtgtgtgctagCATGAAACGAACAATGCTAAACAACACGAGTGTGTTATCATGATGGTAATTAGACACGTTTGTATTTTTTCGTAGTCTCAAATATGTGGTTGTGAGATAATCTCGAAATCCTTTTAACAGTTTAGAGGGGTATTCCACTAAGCGAGCTCTACAAGTCAAGGCTTGCGGAAAAATGCATCGCCTGATTCAGCCTAACATTACACACTGGTCGAACTCGGTGCTACGAACGAAGTTCAGCTAAATTGTTCGCGCTAATTCGACAAGGCTCAACCAGCCAGACTGAGGCGCCTCCTTGACACCTTTAAGCCAGACCCTATCGATCTTTGCTAGAtaaattgaaatgaaatgaaaataaagagcCGCGTTCTGCTCCCAGGCTAAGAAAGAATCATTGATGCAGACTGTGCGGATCACAAATACTCCCTAACCTGTaaggcaggggtgtccaaacttttttcactgagggccacatacataaaaatataggaggggctgggccacttactagaaattaggtatataaccttaactttagTGTATTAAAGTGTATTAAAGATCacaaaatcacttaaaagtggtcgaatatgttatattgttgaatataattaaagacaaaactgccttcatcacagctttccataaatggatctttattgattcattcagaaaaagctttggtagctcattctcagaacagcagcagattacttcttagacagaagatttacagcacagagaaaaaacaataaaggggaaaataggACGGGTAAATTTCaagtttgttatttaagttattaagcttagcaacacacctattaacaTTAGTTTGAAACGGttaacattaacagactgaactggacttaataacaggagtgcatataatCTTAGTAAATTATtgtggtgagtatcagctgtgtgctgtgtaaaaaaaatatttttgaacatTAATAAGTCGTCTTTGTGCACATATTGTTTACAGATATCAGACTGCAAAGAGCGCTACAGAGAGTCAACATTTCACCAGTTGTCAGTGGGTGAGTTTTATAATTTGTGTcctaatttaaataaaaaataaatacaaagaaactaGAGAATTTTGCCCTGAATTATTCaaaatttttagatttttttgcaacagaacagacaaaattaaaTTACTGTGTGAACTTGTTGGCATAATTATGTTCCACctaatttaaaaatgtacacGCATTTTAAGTACAATGCGTGTAAACAGTGCATTTTGAAAAGCCAAAAGTGCAAACAGGGCTGAAATGGTTTTGACTTTAATTGCAAATATTTTAATTGCAGGGGTGAAGTTGGCCCAATGGAGTGGAAATGCAAGTTGTGTTCTGCAACTTCAAATACTCGGGGACAATTATTTTGGCACTACACTGTATTGCATACCCAATATTCACGAGTGTCCCCCCTGCCATGTCTCTATGACAGTTGCATTTGTACTTTTCCATCATTCGAGGCAATGAAAGCTCATCTGTCAAGATCACATAATGATTCACATAGAGTTGATGCAACTGAAGGAGCATGTGGTTGTTTTATATGTCCTTTGTGTAACTTCACACAGCCCTTTTCTGAGGGAATTCTGTTTGGTCATTTGAGAAGTCATTTACGAAGTCATGAGATGGTACCATGCCCATTCAAAAACTGTAATTACAGAACAAATAGTTACTCAGCATTTAATGCACACAAAAGTAGAAAACATAGTGGTGATTCAGGCTTTGGTGAATGTGTTGTATTGGCATACAACGATAGCGCCCCAGAGCTAGTTGCAGCAGAAAGTCTTCGGGAACCTGCTGAAACTCACAGTCCAGGGTCTGCAGACACATTTGATCTCGATGAGATAAACAGTCAGTGTGATCCAGACATGTTAAAGGCCCAGCTGAACCATAACTTGGCATCGTTATTTCTAAAGATGCAATCTATTCTTCATGTGTCAGACATGGCATCTCAGGAAATAGTGGAACATTTGACTCAGATATTTTTATTGTCCCAACCGATACTCAAACATGACATCAGAGAGGTCTTAGAGAGTCATGATATCACTGTCAGTGAAGCAATTCTAAATGAGGTTGTCAGTACTGTTATGGACTGCAATGTTATTGTCAGTGCCACAGCTAAGGGGAAGCAGTTATCCTCAACCAAGAGAAGGAAAACCTTCATTGAAAATAATTACCCTGTGGTAAAGCCTGTACAGTATCTGCTACAGCCAGGACACACAGCAGTACATGTTCCCATTCTCAAAATGATACAAAAAATCTTCAGTCATACAGATATTCTTGataaaattaaagaaacaaaGGTAGCACAAAACGGTGTCTATGTAAGCCACCAAGATGGTTTGTACTTCAAAGAGAACACATTCTTGTCTTCAGATGAGTTCAAAATAACACTAATTTTGTACATTGATGATTTGGAGATAGCCAATCCACTTGGCACATCGcgcaaaatacacaaaatctgTTCAGTATACTGGATGCTTGCTGATCTTCCCAGTAAATACCGATCAGCCTTGCATGTGATTCAGCTTGCTGCTTTATGtaaagtggctgacatccagacaTTTGGGTATGAAAAAGCACTTGGTCCTTTGTTGAGAGACCTCCGTACCCTTGAACAAGATGGGATATTCATTGAGTCTATTGGTAAGGTAGTTCAAGGAACAGtcatgtgtgtggtgtgtgacAATCTTGCAGCCCATGAGTTGGCAGGCTTTTCAAAGTCTTTTAGAGCAGAACACTTTTGCAGGTTCTGCAATGCAACACAAGTTAAACTTCAGACTCATGAAGTTGCAAGCGGCGAGTTCAGTCTTAGGACAAAAGACAGCCATAATAGTGATGTGCATGCCGTAATGCATGGGGTCAGTCGGAGTCAAAATGGTGTTCAGGCAGATTGTGTCCTGAGACAGCAACTAGAGCATTTTCATACTGTCACTGGCTTTCCACCTGATGCCCTCCATGATCTTTTGGAGGGCATTGTGCCCACAGAGCTCGCCCTGTGTATTGGAGAGATGATCCGTCGCAAATACTTCACCCTTGAATATTTGAATGACAGAATTCTGTCATTTCCCTACCAAGGAACAGACAAGCTTGAGAAACCTCATAAAATACCACAGAGCTTTGCTTTAAAGAAAAGCATTGGTGGTAATGGCCATGAAAATGCCACATTGCTTAGACTGCTCCCTTTGATTATTGGAAATGCTGTTCCTGAAGAGGATGGGATATGGACTGTGCTAATGGACTTAAAAGAGGTAGTAGAGTTATCACTGTCCTCAGAATTCACAGAGGAGTCCATCCAGTATTTACAGTCGAAGATCCAAGATCATAGACAGATGCTGAAAGAAGCCTTTCCAGATTTCAAACTCCGTCCTAAGCATCACTACATTGAACACTATCCTGACCTTATACGTCTTTTTGGGCCCCTTGTACACTTGTGGACAATGAGGTTTGAGggaaaacacagttttttcaAGAGAGTTGTACACGATacacaaaactttaaaaatgtgttaaaaacacTCGCCGACAGGCATCAGTACCTGGTAGCATTTCATCTCAGTGCCTCAGGATTCTTCAGACCTCACCAGCAAGCATCAAATGTCTCCTCTGTACTGGTATCAATGCTTCCAGATGTTGCAAAGACGTATGTTAAACAAATAACAGCAAGCAATGTTATTTACAGCACATCAAAGATCTGTATTGATGGAACTGATTATAatgtaggaatgtttttgtctgttggACAAGAGGGAGGACTGCCTAAGTTCTGTAGAATTGAACAGGTTCTCCTGGTTAATAGTAGTGTTGTCTTTCTTTGCCAAAGGCACATATCGCACTACATTGAACACCTGAGATCTTACAAACTTTTCCCAAATAATCTGGCTGTTCACACCCCATCAGAGCTAAATGACAAAACACCTCTCTGTGCTTACAACGTAGATGGAAGATTGCTCTTGACACCAAAACGTTTCATATTATTACAGTGAAGATTTGTTGAAGCAGGTTAACAGCTGACTTCAACATTCTCTTGGAGCTGTCCTGAGCAGTGGGTCCATGAATAAACTGCCTCACTCCAGCAGGTGTCCTTCCATACTTCCCATTGTTCAAGTGAGGCTATGGACTCGTGTACATTGTTTGTATCACCTTTACTCTCCATAAaaattaatgtttgttttttttcttttcttttttttccccctaggAACTAAAAGATGGCTGCTGCCCAGAAGCAtgtgctgcgtgtgtatgtTGAACGAGACACCGCCCTGAAACTTACTCTACTTGAGCGACCAAAGTCAGTGGAGGAGCTGAAAGAAATAATTCAAGAGAGGTTCAAGCCAAGACTGGATGGGGACTTTAGCCTTCACTATGAGGATCCGGACTTTGATGGTGATCTTTGTCTCCTTGTGGACATCCAGGAGTTACCAGAGAAGGGTACATTAAGAGTTGTCAGACCTGAAAGCGACACCTTCTCTACTGCATCTTCTGACACAGACATACTCCCACATGTACCTGCGATACAGCGCCAGAAGAGTTGGCCTGATGAATTTGTTGTTCCTAGTTTTGGTTATGAAATGGATCATATACTAGAAGAAGGAAATCGAGTTTATGAAGAATCAGGAAAATTGCTGAAGTTAAAGAGATCACAGAAGAGTGAAATCCTTAAAAAAATGGCAGAAACAATCTACAGTTTTAAAGCATACGCACATGACAAGGAATTGGCAATGACTGCTCAAGCTTTGATTAGAGCTCATCCATGTCTCAGAATGACAGCTGGTGAAGACGGGGCGTTGGGATGGAAACGCCACATGGGGTACAAGCTTGCATCTTACCGTAACAATCTGGCCAAAGCTGGGGTTGCAGAAGTAGCCATCAACACAGGGAGGCGGAGCCGAAACAACCCCAACAATGATCACCCCcatcaaaacataaagaaagctCGAAAAGCTGAGGTCAACTACATCACCAACCTACCGAAGGATCAAACCCCAGCCTCTCTGGAAAAAATGAGAGAACAGATCATGCATGAAGTCGAAAAGACTGAGAGAAACTACTTAGTCATAGGCAAGCTCATGGACACAACCTATGCCCTACGTCGCCAAGAAATTGTTGGAGCTGTTGTAGCTCCACGAGTGAGAGACGTCGTGGACAGATGGCCAGCCCTACTTATGGAgtcacaggtaaaaaaaaaaaatgtgtgtgtgtgtgtatatagatgtctgtctgtctctttactgttctcccagtttttaaaagtctacattttcaaacaatttaccaaaaagcaaatggcaGATGTAAAATGACAACACATCACTCTGTgacgggtttttt contains the following coding sequences:
- the LOC120441058 gene encoding uncharacterized protein LOC120441058 produces the protein MAAAQKHVLRVYVERDTALKLTLLERPKSVEELKEIIQERFKPRLDGDFSLHYEDPDFDGDLCLLVDIQELPEKGTLRVVRPESDTFSTASSDTDILPHVPAIQRQKSWPDEFVVPSFGYEMDHILEEGNRVYEESGKLLKLKRSQKSEILKKMAETIYSFKAYAHDKELAMTAQALIRAHPCLRMTAGEDGALGWKRHMGYKLASYRNNLAKAGVAEVAINTGRRSRNNPNNDHPHQNIKKARKAEVNYITNLPKDQTPASLEKMREQIMHEVEKTERNYLVIGKLMDTTYALRRQEIVGAVVAPRVRDVVDRWPALLMESQMVAEFHRINNVNLRTQFYKELDRHTPRLITLFRDKAIKTGKIAEELAKLMRIYDIREQHDVNTRRALVLRALPVYLREDASTLFRTCDSADGPDLTDTPVALLTVVTDDTTDSALFSPESICIVVEDEILVNGPTNLADSFLLLFGYIYALDLQYPKKLELTFTFIQKVVMCLEDNKPLKGRLLTLKNDLFNE